A window from Mangifera indica cultivar Alphonso chromosome 2, CATAS_Mindica_2.1, whole genome shotgun sequence encodes these proteins:
- the LOC123208415 gene encoding cell division control protein 6 homolog B-like, which yields MPAIASHDSLLAIKLDESGEMARSNCGSTPQKRRLRSDAAVEQKKSSTSRPMNWKSPRRSLNSSPSTPINVIEKSSVDKLVTSKSPVKRKLFESCKAKPNWNPQDVEQMNAVKEALHVSTAPSTVVCREDEQKRVLEFCKKHVEEEKAGSLYVCGCPGTGKSLSMEKIKQNLVDWAQEEAFEVPDVLAMNCTSLTNASEIFSKILFKIQPRMKISGSTSPLQHVQNFYSQKQQSSGSKMMLIFADELDYLITRDRAVLHDLFMLTTFPYSRCILIGIANAIDLADRFLPRLQSLNCKPLVVTFRAYSKDQIIRILQERLMALPYIVFLPQALELCARKVAAASGDMRKALSVCRSAIEMLDAELRESANKINSTSVEKGSFDQQAAPAQGFFNSQVRVDHMAVALSKTFKSPIVDTIQSLPQHQQIILCSAVKFFRGGKKDTTIGELNKSYMKICKTSLIPPVGILEFTNMCRVLNDQGLLKLGQSREDKLKRVTLKIDESDITFALQGVRFFRNCLQ from the exons ATGCCTGCAATTGCCAGTCACGATTCGCTATTGGCCATCAAATTGGATGAATCTGGAGAGATGGCCAGATCCAACTGTGGTTCAACTCCTCAGAAGCGGAGACTGAGATCTGATGCGGCAGTGGAGCAGAAGAAGAGCTCAACTTCAAGGCCGATGAATTGGAAATCTCCTCGTCGTAGCCTCAATTCCAGTCCAAGCACTCCTATTAAT GTAATTGAAAAAAGTTCAGTTGATAAACTCGTGACGAGCAAGTCACCGGTTAAGCGGAAATTATTTGAGAGTTGTAAAGCAAAACCAAATTGGAATCCTCAAg ATGTGGAGCAGATGAATGCAGTAAAAGAGGCGCTACACGTGTCTACAGCGCCGTCGACTGTTGTCTGTCGTGAAGACGAGCAGAAAAGGGTTTTGGAGTTCTGTAAGAAGCATGTGGAAGAAGAGAAGGCTGGAAGTTTGTATGTGTGTGGGTGTCCCGGGACGGGGAAGTCTTTGTCCATGGAGAAAATTAAACAGAATTTAGTTGATTGGGCTCAAGAG GAGGCCTTTGAGGTGCCAGATGTATTAGCCATGAATTGTACTTCACTTACAAATGCATCTGAAATTTTCAGCAAG ATTCTTTTTAAAATCCAACCAAGGATGAAAATTAGTGGCTCCACTTCACCTTTACAACATGTTCAGAACTTTTATTCTCAAAAGCAGCAGTCATCAGGCTCAAAAATGAT GCTAATTTTTGCAGATGAGTTGGATTATTTGATAACCAGAGACCGAGCAGTCCTTCATGATCTTTTCATGCTAACAACTTTTCCTTACTCTAGATGCATACTAATAG GAATAGCTAATGCCATAGATTTAGCAGATCGATTTCTTCCAAGACTCCAGTCATTGAATT GTAAACCTCTGGTTGTGACATTTCGAGCTTACTCTAAAGATCAAATCATCAGAATACTTCAGGAGAGGCTCATG GCACTTCCTTACATTGTCTTTCTGCCACAAGCATTGGAACTCTGTGCCAGA AAAGTTGCCGCAGCATCTGGAGACATGCGGAAAGCTCTGAGTGTTTGCAG GAGTGCAATCGAGATGCTAGATGCAGAACTGAGAGAGTctgcaaacaaaataaattcaacatcAGTTGAGAAAGGGTCCTTTGATCAACAGGCAGCTCCAGCTCAGGGATTCTTCAATTCCCAG GTGCGGGTTGATCATATGGCTGTTGCTTtatcaaaaacatttaaatcaCCAATAGTCGACACCATACAGTCTCTCCCTCAGCATCAACAA ATTATACTTTGCTCTGCCGTGAAATTCTTCCGCGGAGGAAAGAAGGATACAACTATTGGGGAG ctaaataaatcatatatgaAAATCTGCAAAACCTCCCTCATACCACCAGTTGGAATTCTGGAATTTACAAATATGTGCAGAGTGCTAAATGACCAG GGGCTTCTCAAATTAGGCCAGTCTCGTGAAGATAAACTGAAAAGAGTAACATTAAAAATAGACGAGTCGGATATCACATTTGCATTGCAG GGAGTTCGTTTCTTTCGGAATTGTCTTCAATAA
- the LOC123208416 gene encoding anthranilate synthase alpha subunit 2, chloroplastic, giving the protein MNMETLTVFRPQFPSTDRFSATPSINFNTTFSPSSWSSSKSSSSLSLRTFGHRVRILKCAASPSLVDQFSKFHEASRNGNLIPLYRCIFSDHLTPVLAYRCLVKEDDRDAPSFLFESVEPGLLVSSIGRYSFVGAQPTIEIVAKENMVTVMDHEEGKRTEEIVEDPMVVPRRIMEGWKPQLIDELPEAFCGGWVGYFSYDTVRYVEKKKMPFSSAPPDDRNLPDVHLGLYDDVIVFDHVEKKAYVIHWVRLDRFSSVEEAFNDGMNRLENLVSRVHDIDPPKLPSGSIKLHTHLFGPKLKTSSMTREEYKEAVLKAKEHIMAGDIFQIVLSQRFERRTFADPFEIYRALRIVNPSPYMTYLQARGCILVASSPEILTRVKKNKITNRPLAGTVRRGKTPREDLMLEKELLSDEKQCAEHIMLVDLGRNDVGKVSKSGSVKIERLMNVERYSHVMHISSTVTGELLDHLTSWDALRAALPVGTVSGAPKVKAMELIDELEVTRRGPYSGGFGGISFTGDMDIALALRTMVFPTSTRYDTMYSYKDVNKRREWVAHLQAGAGIVADSDPTDEQRECENKAAGLARAIDLAESSFVNKRSHSDTSSK; this is encoded by the exons ATGAACATGGAAACCCTAACCGTTTTTCGTCCTCAGTTTCCGTCGACTGACCGCTTCTCTGCAACGCCCTCCATCAACTTTAACACCACATTCTCACCTTCAAGTTGGAGTTCAAGTAAGAGTTCAAGCTCTCTCTCTCTACGCACTTTCGGTCACCGTGTCCGTATTCTCAAATGCGCTGCCTCTCCTTCGTTAG TAGATCAGTTTTCTAAATTTCACGAAGCTTCCAGGAATGGGAATTTGATTCCTTTGTACCGATGCATATTCTCAGACCATCTAACTCCTGTGTTAGCATACCGGTGTTTGGTTAAAGAAGATGATAGAGATGCTCCAAGCTTTTTGTTTGAGTCAGTTGAACCTGGTTTGCTGGTTTCCAGTATT GGGAGGTATAGCTTTGTTGGAGCTCAACCAACAATTGAAATTGTTGCAAAAGAGAATATGGTTACAGTCATGGACCACGAGGAAGGCAAGAGGACAGAGGAGATTGTGGAGGATCCAATGGTGGTTCCGAGGAGGATAATGGAGGGATGGAAACCCCAACTTATTGATGAACTTCCAGAAGCATTTTGTG GTGGATGGGTTGgttatttttcatatgataCCGTCCGCTATgtggagaagaaaaagatgccCTTCTCTAGTGCCCCACCGGATGACAGAAACCTTCCTGATGTTCATCTTGGCCTTTATGATGATGTGATTGTGTTTGATCATGTGGAGAAg AAAGCATATGTGATTCATTGGGTGCGGTTAGATCGATTTTCTTCTGTTGAGGAGGCCTTTAATGATGGAATGAACCGGTTGGAAAACTTAGTATCTAGAGTACATGATATAGATCC ACCGAAGCTTCCATCTGGTTCAATAAAGTTGCATACTCATCTTTTTGGCCCCAAATTGAAGACATCAAGCATGACAAGGGAAGAATACAAGGAAGCAGTATTGAAGGCTAAGGAGCATATCATGGCTGGTGATATTTTCCAGATTGTATTAAGTCAGCGTTTTGAAAGACGGACTTTTGCTGACCCGTTTGAAATCTATAGGGCACTGAGGATTGTCAATCCAAGTCCATATATGACATATCTACAA GCTAGAGGGTGTATACTGGTTGCTTCAAGTCCAGAAATTCTTACACGTGTAAAAAAG AATAAGATTACAAATCGACCTCTTGCTGGAACTGTTAGAAGAGGGAAGACACCTAGAGAAGATCTCATGCTTGAGAAGGAGCTTTTGAGTGATGAAAAGCAATGTGCAGAACACATTATGCTAGTTGACTTGGGGAGGAATGATGTTGGAAAg GTCTCTAAATCTGGTTCTGTGAAGATTGAAAGGCTTATGAATGTTGAGCGGTATTCTCACGTTATGCATATAAGCTCAACA GTCACGGGAGAGTTACTTGATCATTTAACCAGCTGGGATGCTTTGCGTGCTGCACTACCTGTTGGGACTGTTAGTGGAGCaccaaag GTGAAAGCCATGGAGTTAATTGATGAGCTGGAAGTCACACGTCGTGGGCCATATAGCGGTGGTTTTGGTGGCATTTCATTTACTGGTGATATGGACATTGCCCTTGCTCTTAGAACTATGGTTTTCCCAACAAGCACACGTTATGACACAATGTATTCGTACAAGGATGTGAACAAACGCCGCGAATGGGTTGCTCACCTCCAAGCCGGGGCTGGAATTGTGGCTGACAGTGATCCAACTGATGAGCAGAGGGAGTGTGAGAATAAAGCAGCTGGCCTTGCCCGTGCCATTGATCTTGCAGAATCCTCATTTGTCAACAAACGATCCCATTCGGACACAAGTTCTAAGTAA
- the LOC123208417 gene encoding probable NAD(P)H dehydrogenase (quinone) FQR1-like 3 isoform X2: MATTKIYIVFYSLYGHVEAMAREVQRGANTVQGVEATLWQVPETLSSLILKKMKAPPKPSDVPEIKPEQLVEADGFIFGFPSRFGVMAAQFKAFFDATADLWASQALAGKPAGIFWSTGFHGGGQELTALTAITQLAHHGMLFVPLGYTFGSGMFEMNEVKGGSSYGAGTYAADGTREPTELELQQAFHQGKYVAEITKKLTN, translated from the exons ATGGCTACCACCAAAATCTACATTGT GTTTTACTCCTTGTATGGTCATGTGGAGGCTATGGCACGGGAAGTGCAGCGAGGAGCTAATACTGTGCAGGGTGTTGAAGCAACGCTTTGGCAG GTACCTGAGACACTTTCCAGCCTGattttaaaaaagatgaaaGCTCCCCCTAAACCAAGCGATGTGCCGGAGATCAAGCCAGAGCAACTTGTGGAGGCTGATGGCTTCATCTTTGGATTTCCTTCACGTTTTGGTGTAATGGCAGCCCAGTTCAAGGCCTTCTTTGATGCTACTGCTGACCTATGGGCATCCCAAGCTCTTGCTGGCAAGCCTGCTGGCATCTTCTGGAGTACTGGCTTTCATGGGGGAGGCCAAGAACTTACTGC ATTGACTGCCATAACACAATTAGCACATCATGGTATGCTGTTTGTTCCACTTGGTTACACGTTTGGGAGTGGCATGTTTGAGATGAATGAGGTCAAGGGCGGTTCATCTTATGGAGCTGGAACTTATGCAGCAGACGGTACGCGAGAACCCACAGAGCTAGAACTCCAGCAGGCCTTTCACCAGGGTAAGTATGTTGCTGAAATAACAAAGAAACTCACAAACTGA
- the LOC123208417 gene encoding probable NAD(P)H dehydrogenase (quinone) FQR1-like 3 isoform X1 encodes MATTKIYIVFYSLYGHVEAMAREVQRGANTVQGVEATLWQVPETLSSLILKKMKAPPKPSDVPEIKPEQLVEADGFIFGFPSRFGVMAAQFKAFFDATADLWASQALAGKPAGIFWSTGFHGGGQELTAFPLYTLCRLTAITQLAHHGMLFVPLGYTFGSGMFEMNEVKGGSSYGAGTYAADGTREPTELELQQAFHQGKYVAEITKKLTN; translated from the exons ATGGCTACCACCAAAATCTACATTGT GTTTTACTCCTTGTATGGTCATGTGGAGGCTATGGCACGGGAAGTGCAGCGAGGAGCTAATACTGTGCAGGGTGTTGAAGCAACGCTTTGGCAG GTACCTGAGACACTTTCCAGCCTGattttaaaaaagatgaaaGCTCCCCCTAAACCAAGCGATGTGCCGGAGATCAAGCCAGAGCAACTTGTGGAGGCTGATGGCTTCATCTTTGGATTTCCTTCACGTTTTGGTGTAATGGCAGCCCAGTTCAAGGCCTTCTTTGATGCTACTGCTGACCTATGGGCATCCCAAGCTCTTGCTGGCAAGCCTGCTGGCATCTTCTGGAGTACTGGCTTTCATGGGGGAGGCCAAGAACTTACTGC TTTTCCCTTGTACACTCTCTGCAGATTGACTGCCATAACACAATTAGCACATCATGGTATGCTGTTTGTTCCACTTGGTTACACGTTTGGGAGTGGCATGTTTGAGATGAATGAGGTCAAGGGCGGTTCATCTTATGGAGCTGGAACTTATGCAGCAGACGGTACGCGAGAACCCACAGAGCTAGAACTCCAGCAGGCCTTTCACCAGGGTAAGTATGTTGCTGAAATAACAAAGAAACTCACAAACTGA
- the LOC123208417 gene encoding probable NAD(P)H dehydrogenase (quinone) FQR1-like 3 isoform X3 translates to MAREVQRGANTVQGVEATLWQVPETLSSLILKKMKAPPKPSDVPEIKPEQLVEADGFIFGFPSRFGVMAAQFKAFFDATADLWASQALAGKPAGIFWSTGFHGGGQELTAFPLYTLCRLTAITQLAHHGMLFVPLGYTFGSGMFEMNEVKGGSSYGAGTYAADGTREPTELELQQAFHQGKYVAEITKKLTN, encoded by the exons ATGGCACGGGAAGTGCAGCGAGGAGCTAATACTGTGCAGGGTGTTGAAGCAACGCTTTGGCAG GTACCTGAGACACTTTCCAGCCTGattttaaaaaagatgaaaGCTCCCCCTAAACCAAGCGATGTGCCGGAGATCAAGCCAGAGCAACTTGTGGAGGCTGATGGCTTCATCTTTGGATTTCCTTCACGTTTTGGTGTAATGGCAGCCCAGTTCAAGGCCTTCTTTGATGCTACTGCTGACCTATGGGCATCCCAAGCTCTTGCTGGCAAGCCTGCTGGCATCTTCTGGAGTACTGGCTTTCATGGGGGAGGCCAAGAACTTACTGC TTTTCCCTTGTACACTCTCTGCAGATTGACTGCCATAACACAATTAGCACATCATGGTATGCTGTTTGTTCCACTTGGTTACACGTTTGGGAGTGGCATGTTTGAGATGAATGAGGTCAAGGGCGGTTCATCTTATGGAGCTGGAACTTATGCAGCAGACGGTACGCGAGAACCCACAGAGCTAGAACTCCAGCAGGCCTTTCACCAGGGTAAGTATGTTGCTGAAATAACAAAGAAACTCACAAACTGA
- the LOC123208417 gene encoding probable NAD(P)H dehydrogenase (quinone) FQR1-like 3 isoform X4 — protein sequence MAREVQRGANTVQGVEATLWQVPETLSSLILKKMKAPPKPSDVPEIKPEQLVEADGFIFGFPSRFGVMAAQFKAFFDATADLWASQALAGKPAGIFWSTGFHGGGQELTALTAITQLAHHGMLFVPLGYTFGSGMFEMNEVKGGSSYGAGTYAADGTREPTELELQQAFHQGKYVAEITKKLTN from the exons ATGGCACGGGAAGTGCAGCGAGGAGCTAATACTGTGCAGGGTGTTGAAGCAACGCTTTGGCAG GTACCTGAGACACTTTCCAGCCTGattttaaaaaagatgaaaGCTCCCCCTAAACCAAGCGATGTGCCGGAGATCAAGCCAGAGCAACTTGTGGAGGCTGATGGCTTCATCTTTGGATTTCCTTCACGTTTTGGTGTAATGGCAGCCCAGTTCAAGGCCTTCTTTGATGCTACTGCTGACCTATGGGCATCCCAAGCTCTTGCTGGCAAGCCTGCTGGCATCTTCTGGAGTACTGGCTTTCATGGGGGAGGCCAAGAACTTACTGC ATTGACTGCCATAACACAATTAGCACATCATGGTATGCTGTTTGTTCCACTTGGTTACACGTTTGGGAGTGGCATGTTTGAGATGAATGAGGTCAAGGGCGGTTCATCTTATGGAGCTGGAACTTATGCAGCAGACGGTACGCGAGAACCCACAGAGCTAGAACTCCAGCAGGCCTTTCACCAGGGTAAGTATGTTGCTGAAATAACAAAGAAACTCACAAACTGA
- the LOC123208620 gene encoding pleckstrin homology domain-containing protein 1-like → MKSLWLAATGQHPNPDDYRGTELWSNPERSGWLTKQGDYIKQGKLFWFKDFSNVTHASTPRGVIPVGTCLTVKGAEDIVNKPYSFELSTGEYTMYFIAVSERAKEEWINAF, encoded by the coding sequence ATGAAATCTCTCTGGCTGGCTGCGACGGGCCAGCATCCCAATCCTGACGATTACAGGGGCACTGAACTTTGGTCTAATCCTGAACGATCCGGCTGGCTAACCAAGCAAGGCGACTACATCAAACAAGGCAAGCTCTTTTGGTTCAAAGACTTTTCCAACGTCACCCACGCCTCCACACCACGCGGTGTGATCCCCGTTGGCACCTGCCTCACTGTTAAAGGTGCTGAGGACATCGTCAACAAACCTTACTCTTTCGAACTCTCTACCGGAGAATATACAATGTACTTCATCGCCGTTTCAGAGAGGGCGAAAGAGGAATGGATCAATGCATTTTAG
- the LOC123209797 gene encoding putative receptor-like protein kinase At3g47110, which produces MNTPVFSEYSMAGEVGTKGDVYSFGILLLEMFTGRRPTDDMFNDALTLHRFAMKALDEKVIEIVEPSLLLDTKVGNFSSHIGGRGGTEECLISVVRTGVVCSMESATERIEMKEVVTKLCSAREKILNTRI; this is translated from the coding sequence ATGAATACACCTGTGTTTTCAGAGTACAGCATGGCCGGTGAAGTGGGTACGAAAGGAGATGTGTACAGCTTCGGAATTCTGTTGCTGGAAATGTTCACAGGAAGACGACCCACTGATGATATGTTTAACGACGCGTTAACTCTGCACAGATTTGCGATGAAGGCTTTGGACGAAAAAGTGATAGAGATTGTTGAACCTTCGCTACTGTTGGATACGAAAGTTGGGAATTTTAGTAGTCATATAGGCGGAAGAGGGGGAACTGAGGAGTGCTTAATCTCTGTAGTAAGAACTGGAGTCGTCTGCTCAATGGAATCTGCAACAGAGAGAATAGAGATGAAAGAAGTTGTGACAAAACTATGCTCTGCTAGAGAAAAGATTCTTAATACTAGGATTtga
- the LOC123208621 gene encoding receptor kinase-like protein Xa21: MQGNAFSGSIPQSLSSLISIIGINLSWNNFSGQIPQFLENLPFLEVLDLSYNHLEGEVPTRGNFSNAENVLLIGNEKLCGGVSELHLPSCQAESSKSSRTPTRILLKVVIPESAKKSPGESGLIQMEEQFPMVSFAKLSKVTNEFSPANMIGQGNYGLVYKGTLGENKTLVVVKVFNLQQKGASKSFLAECQALGRIRHRNLVKIITICSSIDFKRSDFKAVVYEYMQNGSLEDWLHQSDDQAEVLNLSLIKRLNIASDVAYGIEYLHHHCQPPVVHGDLKPSNILLDHKMVAHVGDFGLARFLPIAHKASLLKLHQGQMG; the protein is encoded by the exons ATGCAAGGCAATGCTTTTAGCGGAAGCATTCCTCAGTCTCTAAGTTCTTTGATAAGCATTATAGGGATAAATCTTTCTTGGAACAACTTTTCTGGCCAAATTCCACAATTTCTTGAGAATTTACCCTTCCTGGAAGTTCTAGACTTGTCGTACAATCACTTAGAGGGTGAGGTACCAACAAGAGGAAATTTCAGCAATGCAGAAAATGTTTTGCTAATCGGCAATGAGAAGCTCTGTGGAGGTGTTTCTGAATTGCACTTGCCATCATGTCAAGCTGAAAGTTCGAAAAGTTCGAGGACACCAACCAGAATTCTGCTTAAAGTAGTGATTCCA GAATCAGCAAAGAAGTCTCCTGGTGAATCTGGTCTGATTCAGATGGAAGAACAATTTCCAATGGTTTCTTTTGCAAAGCTGAGTAAGGTAACTAATGAATTTTCACCAGCAAACATGATTGGTCAGGGAAACTATGGCTTGGTGTATAAAGGAACTTTGGGTGAAAACAAAACCTTAGTTGTAGTAAAGGTGTTTAATCTTCAGCAAAAAGGGGCTTCCAAGAGTTTTTTGGCTGAATGCCAAGCACTGGGAAGAATTCGTCATCGAAATCTGGTCAAAATCATCACTATTTGCTCAAGCATAGACTTTAAACGCTCTGACTTCAAGGCTGTAGTTTACGAGTACATGCAAAATGGAAGTTTAGAGGACTGGCTGCACCAGAGCGATGATCAAGCTGAAGTGCTTAATCTAAGTCTCATTAAAAGACTTAACATAGCCAGTGATGTGGCCTATGGAATTGAATATCTTCATCACCATTGCCAACCTCCAGTTGTTCATGGTGATCTAAAGCCAAGTAACATTCTCCTTGATCATAAGATGGTGGCTCACGTGGGTGACTTCGGGCTAGCTAGATTCTTACCGATTGCCCACAAAGCATCTCTTCTAAAACTCCATCAAGGTCAGATGGGATAA